A segment of the Azospirillum lipoferum 4B genome:
CGGAGCCGAAGCCGGGACCGGCCGAGGCATCCTCCAGATAGAGCGCGACCTTGCCCGGCACGGCGAAGGCCTCCACCTCCAGCCCCAGCGGGCGGCCGTCGGCGCCGGCGGGCTGGAACGGCTCGCCCAGCGCCATCGGCCGGCGGGCGACGAATTCCGGGTTCAGCACGTTGAAGACGCTGTTGGCGGCCAGCACGCCATGGACGCGCGGGGTGGCATAGACGGCGAAGGGATGGGATTCGCGCAGGGTCAGCAGACCCGCGACATGGTCGATGTCGGCGTTGGTCAGCAGGGCCGCGGCGATCGGGTTGCCGCGCAAGGACCCCTTCGGATGAAGCTGCGGGTTGGCGAGCAGCTGCGCGCCCAGGTCGGGCGAGGCGTTCAGCAGCAGCCAGCGCTCGCCATCGGCGGTCACCGCCAGCGACGATTGGGTGCGCGGCGTCGCCGCCGGGTCGCCGGAACGGGCACGGCGGCAGCCCTCGCAGGCGCAGTTCCATTGCGGGAAACCCCCGCCGGCCGCCGAACCGAGGACGAGAATTTTCATCGCCACCGCCTTTACATCTTATTTGAAAAACCGTCTTGCTGCGGTTTCCTGGGTTGGAGGCCGGGGAGGGGTGCCAGCACCCCGTCCCCCCGGCTCCGCATCGACCGGCTTAGAGACCGGCGCAGGCGTAGGCGTTGATCTCGGTGCCGACGGCGATCTCGGTGGTCTTCGGTTTGCGCCAGGTCTTCATTGCGTGATGCTCCTGTTTGCTGACTGTTGCCTACCAAGATGGTTGGCGAAGTGAAGAGTAGCGGTTCGGGGCGGAGGACCGCCATGCTACGATGGTGCAATCCGCCACCCCT
Coding sequences within it:
- the pqqA gene encoding pyrroloquinoline quinone precursor peptide PqqA — its product is MKTWRKPKTTEIAVGTEINAYACAGL
- the pqqB gene encoding pyrroloquinoline quinone biosynthesis protein PqqB, coding for MKILVLGSAAGGGFPQWNCACEGCRRARSGDPAATPRTQSSLAVTADGERWLLLNASPDLGAQLLANPQLHPKGSLRGNPIAAALLTNADIDHVAGLLTLRESHPFAVYATPRVHGVLAANSVFNVLNPEFVARRPMALGEPFQPAGADGRPLGLEVEAFAVPGKVALYLEDASAGPGFGSVAEDTVALRIRPTDGSNGGSNDGFFYIPGCAGMPGWLADRLHGAPLVLFDGTTWTDDEMIRSGTGVKTAARMGHMPMSGPSGSMAAFAPLNVARKIYIHINNTNPALLEDSPERAEAEAAGWRIAHDGLELTL